The Bacillus sp. NEB1478 genome contains the following window.
ATGCTTGTAATGAAATCCCAGCTGTCTGCAATAAGTTTACGATTAAATTAATGACTTGATTGGTAGTTGAACCTTCATTCTCTTCTTGTAATTTCTCCTATTTCGATTCCCTCACCAAGTGCATTTATCCGTCCAATTTGTTGATTCATTTTTTTCAGTTTATTCTTAGACAAAATGGATTGTTATTAATGGCTCACGTTGATAAGTTTATTTTTTTCCAGCTTTCAGCTAAATCATCACCGATTTGCTTGATAATATCCTTAGTAGTGAAATAATACATATGTGAAAACGGAGTCCAGCTATTTATAAGATCCCCGCTGTTAATCTCAATTTCTTGTGTGATTGCATGTTTGTATTGTTCGTTTAATGGTTTTAATGGATATCCAAAAACATCGTCTTTATCATACATATTTATCCATCCGCTTGTAAGGTCAGGATAATAGTTTTTTAATAACGGGGATGGGACTGATATCGGTTTATCAAAATCCGCATACCGAAGGCTCCAAATAGCCAGTGGACTGCCAAGTGAATAAAACCCTGCAAATGTCTCTCCTTTTTCAAGTGGAGAGTCCTGTATTTCTTGTTTGACTGTGCTATGTATTTTGTGAGGAATGTACTGTAGATCATAAAAATAGTTACTCGTAATGACGGTACCTAAACTATGAGCCACAATGAAAAGCGGTGCATCTGCTCCTGCATCTTGACTTAATTTTTGAAGACCTCGTGCCACTATTTCATGAACTTTTATATAGTTCGGATTTGGGTTGGCTGAAGGCTGATATGCTATAGCATCACCAAAGAATTGGACAACAAATTTTCTCATTTTAGCAAAGTCTAATCTAGCCCCTGATGAAAGGCTGTTCCACATCTCGTTTTCTTTTTCGTTAAACACACTTCCCCAGTAAATGGGCTGAATGATAAGTTCGCCATCAGGTTCTGGCAAATAAGGTTTTACATTTTGGGAAAATCGTTTTGTAAGTTCTTCCGAAAAAAGATCTGAAAAATCTTCTTTTTGATCACCAATTCCATGCAGTACGGCAACAGCAATCTTTTTTTTCATGTAGATTCACTTCCTTCTTTTTTTATATCGAAGTGCTGGTCTGTATATGATAGCTGAAGAACCTCAATACTATAAATAGATTGTGAGGGATTTCTTCAATGAATAAAAACAAAATTCATCTACTGCTTTTAGCGATTGTAACTGCTTTTTTTATTTGGTCATTCATTAAACCAAAGCATTATTTTATTTGGATGCTAGAAGTTGGACCATCTGTCTTGGCAATTGTTGTTATTCTGTTTCTTTATAACAAAATGAGACTTACTACATTTTCGTATACCATTATTGCTTTTTTAACAATATTGACATTTATTGGTGGTCATTTTACATATGACGATGTACCATTATTCGATTGGTTCCAATCGCATTTTAATTTAAAAAGAAACCATTATGATCGTTTTGGTCATTTCTTAAAGGGTTTGCTCGTGATTGTCTTCCTAGAAATCCTAATACGAAAGACTGCCCTGCCAATCGGAAAATGGGCTCAATTTTTAGCATTGAATATGACGCTTGCAATTGCTACCTTATATGAAATCGTGGAATGGATTGCAGGCAAGATGTCTAAGCGTACATCCAAAGATTTTGTCGGAGCTCAAGGTGATATTTGGGATGCCCAGTGGGACATGTCACTAACATTGGTCGGATCTCTCATAGCTATAATCCTGTTAACAAAATGGCATAACAGATATTTAAAAAAATCAAAAGATTCCTCTTCTGATGGTTGGTCTTAATTTTTATATTAGCTATCATTCGATTAAATCCCTCCTTTAAAGCCTTTTTCCCTCATTCTATAATTTTTAGCACTTTGTCAAATAATAGAATGAGGTGATTTTTTTGCGTTTGATTATTCATTTTTGCACATTTATGGCTGGCTGTTTAGGTTTTTTTGCATGGTCCGATTTTATAGAAGATGAAATGCATGTGAAAAAATATGAAGGTGAAATTGTTGAAAAAATACAGTTTGATAAGGTTTTGGAAATAGGGTCCAACGTAATTACTGAGCCAGTCTACAAATTAGTTCTCTCATCCGGGAAAACAATATACGTTCCGCGTACCATCTATCAAAAGTTAAATAAAGGTGATCATGCGGTGATATTAAAACAACAAAATCGTATTACCCTTTTACAATAAAAAGCACACTCTGATTAAATTTTGAGTGTGCTTTCTTTTAATTTAACTGGCGGACATCAGTTGAAGGGAAAAGCGGGTATTCTATTGCTGCAAAATAAGCTAATCCAATGCAAATAACAAAATAGGCTAAAAACAATAAATCAAACTTTGAAAAACCGATCTGATAATAAAAAGTTCTTTTGCTGTTATTGTTAAAACGCTTCGCTTCCATTGCAACTGCAATTCGAAATGCACGTCTAATACTCTGTGAGAGCAATGGAATCATTAAGGACTGAATCATTTTGAAATAACCGACTAACCCATTTGGTGAATTAACTCCTCTTACTTTTTGCGCATATCTGATGGTTTGGAATTCTTCTATCATTATCGGAAGCAGTCTAACCGCAGCCATAAAACTGTATGCATACTTCGGCTTGAGGTGTAATTGCTGCATTAATGAATAGAAAAGATATACGGGGCGCGTTGTTAACGCGAAAGTTAATCCTAACATGGCAAAGGATAATGCCCTGAACCCTAAATGAATACCACGGTAAAGACTTTCTTCAGTAATATGAACCAATCCCCAACTAAAGAGCAATTTATTTCCTTCTCCAAAAAAAATCATGGATGAGGAAGTAGAAAGGAAAATGATGATAAATGGCAATGAAAAAAGAATGATCCGCTTAAATGAATGTCCGGTGAAAAAAAGAAACAAAATTGACGTTACAATCGTAAACGAAATCATAAAATTCACATTATGAATCAAGATACCGAAAATAAACAACAGTGTCAGGATGATCAATTTAAAAGAAGGGTTAATCTTATGGAGCCAGCTTTCTGAATGAGTTAATGATTCATGCATGCTATTTCCTCACTTCGAGACAGATCCATTTTGTAGACGGCTCTGTTTTTTATTTCCCAGACACTTGTTGCGTAATGTTTCACAATATTTGAATCATGAGTAACCATAACAATAATGGTCCCTTTTTGCTGTTCTTTTTCCAAGAACTCTAGGAGTCTAAATGTGTTTTTAGAATCTTGGCCAAAAGTAGGTTCATCTAATAACAATATCTTAGGATTCTGTATAAATGCCGTGGCTACACTTAATCTTCGTTTTTGTCCAAGAGATAGATGATAAGGGTGATGATTTTTCTTGTCGCTCAGACCAAAAACGGATAACAGCTCTGTAACCCGTTGATTCATATAATCAGCATCTGCTTTCTGATGTTTTAATGCAAAGGCCAATTCATCATAAACGGTATTTGTTACAAATTGATATTCAGGGTTTTGAAAGACAAAATAAGCTTTATTTTGCAGATCTTTAATCCCCTTAATTTGTGTATCATTAATGTGATATTTACCTGTTGTTTTTAACAATTGCATTAGTGATAAAAGAAGTGTACTCTTCCCCGCACCATTCTCTCCTATGACAGCAATCCATTCACCAGATGATGCAGATGCTTGATCAAAAGAAACCATAACTTCCTTTTTTCGATATCCTTTAAAGTTTTCTAAAATTAAAGTATTTTGTTCCATTACATCTATATTTGGTTCACTGTTTTTCCTGTCATCGAATACATGATTTTCCCATACTCCTGGGTACCAGATTCCAAATTGGTGCAGCGTGTCTTTATACTTTGAAAATACTTGATGAACATTTCCGTCAGCAATAATTTCTCCATATGGATCAAACACAATAACACGGTCAACAAAATCGAGTATCTGATCAATTTTATGTTCAACGATAATCACAGTTTTCTCGTCAGATACTTCTTTTATAGTATCCCAAACTTGGCTGGTACCTTGCTCATCGATTAGAGCTGTAGGTTCATCAAGGAAAAGGACGTCTGGATTTAAAGCTAAGACAGAAGCGATCGCCAAACGCTGTTTCATGCCGCCTGATAAGGATTGAATTTCAGTATGGATATCATCTAATTCAAGTCCAACCGTATTTAATAATTCAGTAATTTTCCCCTTCATCTCACTCCGAGGAACTTGAAGGTTCTCGAGGACAAAGGCAATTTCTTCGTCAACAAATGGCATGCAAAATTGTGAGTCGGGATCTTGGAAAACAAAGCCCCATGATTCTGGAATATGAATTTCGTTGTATTTGATTGGTACTTCAATCGCACTGGGAATCAATCCAGAAAGTGCCTGCAGCAATGTGGATTTTCCGCACCCGGATGGACCAAGCAGCAAGACCTTCTCCCCTTTTTCAAAAGAGACCGACAAATCTTTAAATAGCATCCCTTTTTCTTTTGGAAATTTTAATCTTAAATGATCCACCGATGTTTCAATAGCCACTGCATTCACCTCTTATTTATTGATTTAAAGCATCGTAATCTTCTTTTGATGCAGGTCTAATTAAATTTGTAACGCCTGTTGCTTCAAGTGCTCTAGCAATTCCGAAAGCTAGTATCCCAGAAAACACAATTGTACCTATATATCTAAAAGCGACGTATAACGTTAAATTCCATGTTGATAGATCTCCAATATATCCCTTGTAATAATCCATAAACAATGACCCTGTGCAAGAACTCAAACCTGCTATAGACACTGTCATCAGGTCATAACGTTTATACCGGAACGCCAT
Protein-coding sequences here:
- a CDS encoding chemotaxis protein; this translates as MKKKIAVAVLHGIGDQKEDFSDLFSEELTKRFSQNVKPYLPEPDGELIIQPIYWGSVFNEKENEMWNSLSSGARLDFAKMRKFVVQFFGDAIAYQPSANPNPNYIKVHEIVARGLQKLSQDAGADAPLFIVAHSLGTVITSNYFYDLQYIPHKIHSTVKQEIQDSPLEKGETFAGFYSLGSPLAIWSLRYADFDKPISVPSPLLKNYYPDLTSGWINMYDKDDVFGYPLKPLNEQYKHAITQEIEINSGDLINSWTPFSHMYYFTTKDIIKQIGDDLAESWKKINLST
- a CDS encoding DUF2238 domain-containing protein codes for the protein MNKNKIHLLLLAIVTAFFIWSFIKPKHYFIWMLEVGPSVLAIVVILFLYNKMRLTTFSYTIIAFLTILTFIGGHFTYDDVPLFDWFQSHFNLKRNHYDRFGHFLKGLLVIVFLEILIRKTALPIGKWAQFLALNMTLAIATLYEIVEWIAGKMSKRTSKDFVGAQGDIWDAQWDMSLTLVGSLIAIILLTKWHNRYLKKSKDSSSDGWS
- a CDS encoding energy-coupling factor transporter transmembrane component T, producing the protein MHESLTHSESWLHKINPSFKLIILTLLFIFGILIHNVNFMISFTIVTSILFLFFTGHSFKRIILFSLPFIIIFLSTSSSMIFFGEGNKLLFSWGLVHITEESLYRGIHLGFRALSFAMLGLTFALTTRPVYLFYSLMQQLHLKPKYAYSFMAAVRLLPIMIEEFQTIRYAQKVRGVNSPNGLVGYFKMIQSLMIPLLSQSIRRAFRIAVAMEAKRFNNNSKRTFYYQIGFSKFDLLFLAYFVICIGLAYFAAIEYPLFPSTDVRQLN
- a CDS encoding ABC transporter ATP-binding protein, producing the protein MAIETSVDHLRLKFPKEKGMLFKDLSVSFEKGEKVLLLGPSGCGKSTLLQALSGLIPSAIEVPIKYNEIHIPESWGFVFQDPDSQFCMPFVDEEIAFVLENLQVPRSEMKGKITELLNTVGLELDDIHTEIQSLSGGMKQRLAIASVLALNPDVLFLDEPTALIDEQGTSQVWDTIKEVSDEKTVIIVEHKIDQILDFVDRVIVFDPYGEIIADGNVHQVFSKYKDTLHQFGIWYPGVWENHVFDDRKNSEPNIDVMEQNTLILENFKGYRKKEVMVSFDQASASSGEWIAVIGENGAGKSTLLLSLMQLLKTTGKYHINDTQIKGIKDLQNKAYFVFQNPEYQFVTNTVYDELAFALKHQKADADYMNQRVTELLSVFGLSDKKNHHPYHLSLGQKRRLSVATAFIQNPKILLLDEPTFGQDSKNTFRLLEFLEKEQQKGTIIVMVTHDSNIVKHYATSVWEIKNRAVYKMDLSRSEEIACMNH